The Corynebacterium jeddahense genome has a window encoding:
- a CDS encoding DUF6928 family protein, translated as MSFPAVVTLWFVNTATPGDVLAREPKADRGFGRKLLAQVNPAWPITPIGSFPLNRSSTPGRDEYYIAGFPGVSVVRMRVDDASALSAGNQWLGALPAADVFAVATGTDSDYGGFAHFTGETVVRSFCATRTHVIEDIGLPEPFEAPYWAGEKAEQAGGIALPFEPQDLALAAERHWLGADIGADGPDINVVGYAVDGHPEPKIEAPKPPAVKSVDAVAAKFAEKDKTYDDYEDAPVQSEGDEFAELADASVAAAKRVGRDARRRWKQFWAALRQRVRHFDR; from the coding sequence ATGAGTTTCCCAGCGGTTGTCACGCTTTGGTTCGTCAACACCGCCACCCCCGGCGATGTCCTCGCGCGCGAGCCGAAGGCGGACCGCGGCTTCGGGCGCAAGCTGCTCGCGCAGGTCAACCCCGCGTGGCCCATCACGCCGATCGGCTCGTTCCCGCTCAACCGCTCCTCCACCCCGGGCCGCGACGAGTACTACATCGCCGGCTTCCCGGGCGTGTCGGTGGTGCGCATGCGTGTCGACGACGCGTCCGCCCTCTCCGCCGGAAACCAGTGGCTCGGCGCGCTGCCGGCCGCCGACGTCTTCGCGGTGGCGACCGGGACAGACAGCGACTACGGCGGGTTCGCCCACTTCACCGGCGAGACCGTGGTGCGCAGCTTCTGCGCGACGCGCACCCACGTCATCGAGGACATCGGCCTGCCGGAGCCGTTCGAGGCGCCCTACTGGGCCGGCGAGAAGGCGGAGCAGGCCGGCGGGATCGCGCTGCCGTTCGAGCCGCAAGACCTCGCGCTCGCGGCGGAGCGGCACTGGCTCGGCGCGGACATCGGGGCAGATGGCCCGGACATCAACGTTGTGGGCTACGCGGTCGACGGGCACCCCGAGCCGAAGATCGAGGCGCCCAAGCCGCCGGCGGTGAAGTCCGTCGACGCAGTGGCGGCGAAATTTGCCGAGAAGGACAAGACGTACGACGACTACGAGGACGCGCCCGTGCAGAGCGAGGGCGACGAGTTCGCCGAGCTCGCCGACGCCTCCGTCGCCGCGGCGAAGCGGGTGGGGCGCGACGCGCGTCGGCGCTGGAAGCAGTTCTGGGCGGCGCTGCGGCAGCGCGTGCGCCACTTCGACCGTTAG